A genomic window from Cardiocondyla obscurior isolate alpha-2009 linkage group LG02, Cobs3.1, whole genome shotgun sequence includes:
- the LOC139112819 gene encoding uncharacterized protein, with amino-acid sequence MTLSARKTLVITTLLPLATALIGYDCGGQGMNITTLSLLDIGDCDVGSLEPKEKKVYVQLMQTSDYDRVTITQCRIEIDRTISYCGMHSHTSVVHNGRREYIQEVGEQACRRIHDTGSITIVNAILDGLTKNSTNFRSATLAGSVSVDGRCSGSQYSDGYGNWENVVVQASIKITLRSSEAPVKRASGQVILPVGTKCTLSRGYCMDAEGTKTYWPILPTDTCHFDRYDILYEGIAAKLTSRNNPDNPIIYTVTSQDTTFALTKTHEINVCGYTLLQTEHPKLFILETKRGATFKTRSKISVDNLDIFAYVNSKFIYVEKHIKTQLSKLYRDIMEQKCALERQVLQNALSLASIAPDEMAIRLMKGPGYTAVTSGEVIHMIKCIPVECKIRHTEDCYNELPITRHNESFFLLPRSRIITRKGTVRDCHGLLPAMYKIENTWYRVAPRPMETLPPPIIEPLSQPKWHYTSPAGLAASGIYSTDDLDRLRTHIMFPVEKPAMINNIAQGAMGNKVAPGSISMIGLLDEATLDHIAENTGRRIWKGFMSFGSASAGILAIFLIIKFVKLCIDTIIHGYALHTVYEWSLHLLGALWSSVTHLLLHLGGKPTREQEPDIPKEDKPHSTIEALHPPSTSKADFPEEKVPHKLISVQPHCTSLRFSLTGIPALEVVQPHCTLSAWNL; translated from the exons ATGACTCTCTCTGCCAGGAAGACTCTCGTCATCACAACACTCTTGCCGTTAGCAACAGCGCTGATAGGCTATGATTGTGGAGGACAAGGAATGAACATAACTACGCTATCACTTCTCGATATCGGAGACTGTGACGTCGGAAGCCTGgaaccaaaagaaaaaaaagtctatgTACAACTGATGCAGACATCGGACTACGACAGGGTAACAATAACCCAATGCAGAATAGAGATAGACCGAACCATTTCCTACTGTGGAATGCACTCACACACATCAGTCGTTCATAATGGACGCCGCGAATACATTCAGGAAGTAGGCGAACAAGCTTGCAGGAGAATACACGACACCGGCTCCATTACTATTGTCAACGCCATCCTCGATGGACTCACCAAAAACTCAACCAACTTCAGAAGCGCAACGTTAGCCGGATCCGTGTCAGTCGATGGACGCTGTAGCGGATCACAATACTCTGATGGATATGGAAATTGGGAGAACGTTGTGGTACAGGCCAGTATCAAGATTACACTCAGATCCTCGGAAGCGCCAGTAAAACGAGCTTCAGGACAAGTGATACTACCAGTTGGAACAAAATGCACTCTTTCAAGAGGATACTGCATGGACGCTGAAGGGACAAAAACGTATTGGCCAATTCTACCCACTGATACCTGCCACTTCGATCGATACGACATACTGTATGAAGGAATAGCTGCAAAATTGACATCACGAAATAACCCGGACAACCCAATAATCTACACAGTGACATCACAAGATACAACGTTTGCTCTAACAAAAACGCATGAAATCAATGTGTGTGGATACACATTACTGCAAACAGAACACCCGAAGCTATTCATATTGGAGACTAAAAGAGGAGCAACCTTCAAGACAAGATCTAAAATATCAGTCGATAATTTAGACATTTTCGCATATGtgaattctaaatttatatatgtagaaaAGCATATAAAGACCCAACTGTCTAAACTATACAGAGACATTATGGAACAGAAATGCGCATTGGAGCGCCAAGTGCTACAAAACGCCTTATCATTAGCCAGTATCGCACCAGACGAAATGGCGATAAGACTAATGAAAGGACCCGGTTATACTGCCGTAACAAGTGGAGAAGTCATCCACATGATTAAATGCATTCCAGTGGAGTGTAAAATTAGACACACCGAGGACTGCTACAACGAGTTGCCAATTACGAGACACAACGAATCGTTCTTCTTATTACCAAGATCCCGGATAATCACGAGAAAAGGAACAGTTCGTGATTGCCATGGTTTATTACCTGCCATGTACAAAATCGAAAACACTTGGTATAGAGTAGCACCACGACCAATGGAAACTCTTCCGCCTCCAATAATCGAACCACTATCACAACCTAAATGGCATTATACCAGCCCAGCAGGTCTAGCAGCGAGCGGAATCTACTCTACCGACGACCTAGACCGACTCAGGACACACATAATGTTTCCAGTGGAAAAACCAGCAATGATTAACAACATTGCACAAGGCGCGATGGGAAATAAAGTCGCACCTGGATCAATATCTATGATTGGCTTACTGGATGAAGCCACACTCGATCATATTGCTGAAAATACGGGACGACGAATCTGGAAAGGATTCATGTCATTTGGATCAGCCAGTGCAGGAATACTGGCAATCTTCCTAATCATCAAATTTGTAAAACTCTGCATAGATACCATTATTCACGGTTACGCTCTACACACCGTCTACGAATGGAGTCTTCATCTATTGGGAGCCTTGTGGAGTTCAGTCACGCACCTGTTACTACACCTGGGAGGAAAACCAACAAGGGAACAAGAGCCAGATATCCCCAAAGAAGATAAACCCCATTCAACGATAGAAGCTCTTCACCCGCCATCAACCTCCAAAGCTGATTTCCCTGAAGAAAAGGTACCCCACAA ATtgatttcggtgcagccgcactgcacgtctttgagattcagtctaacaggtattcctgcgttggaagtggtgcagccgcactgcacgctttctGCCTGGAATCTTTAG